A single window of Gossypium arboreum isolate Shixiya-1 chromosome 13, ASM2569848v2, whole genome shotgun sequence DNA harbors:
- the LOC108461595 gene encoding vesicle-associated protein 2-2-like, producing MNTQLLEIEPKELDIVFILKKPCSCSVRLTNKTDQHVAFKVKTTSPKKYCVRPNVGIIMPKARCDFTVIMQAQREAPPDLICRDKFLIQSTVVPVGTNDEDITSATFVKDSGRYIEEHKLKVAFISPPHSPVWSTINGTVNQGTDYDASIPKEPEFIRIGIHAPLQTGQVAKVEEPKMINLEDLKPTKDVGLKPRKDINDDLKLTKYAELKPNNNFFNSKELKPVKDVEVKPKENVLDTEEFKSVKEKEFNELKDGEVKTLKSVEELKFAKDVEEMKSKLTDLESKLGEAEATISKLTEERRLSTQERKTLEEELALLRKKANIKGAKVGYPLLFVWMVALICVYIGYLLAPLTKSKASMSDLYQQMQ from the exons ATGAATACGCAACTTTTGGAGATTGAACCAAAGGAACTTGACATCGTCT ttattCTGAAGAAGCCATGCTCCTGCTCCGTTAGACTCACAAATAAGACTGACCAGCATGTTGCTTTCAAG GTTAAAACTACATCTCCTAAGAAATACTGCGTGCGGCCTAATGTTGGCATTATTATGCCCAAAGCAAGATGTGATTTTACAG TTATCATGCAAGCTCAGCGCGAAGCCCCTCCTGATTTGATATGCAGAGATAAGTTCTTAATTCAAAGCACAGTTGTCCCCGTTGGAACAAATGATGAGGACATTACATCTGCCACA TTTGTCAAGGACAGTGGAAGATATATTGAAGAGCACAAGCTTAAGGTTGCTTTTATCAGCCCGCCTCATTCGCCAGTATGGTCAACAATTAATGGGACCGTGAATCAGGGAACAGATTATGATGCTTCAATACCAAAAGAGCCAGAATTCATTAGAATTGGGATTCATGCACCATTGCAGACG GGACAGGTTGCCAAGGTTGAGGAACCAAAGATGATAAATTTGGAAGATTTAAAGCCAACAAAGGATGTAGGGTTGAAGCCAAGAAAAGATATTAATGATgacttaaaattaacaaaatacgCCGAGCTGAAGCcaaataataattttttcaatAGCAAGGAGTTAAAGCCAGTGAAAGATGTGGAAGTAAAGCCAAAGGAGAATGTTCTTGATACTGAGGAATTTAAGTCTGTGAAGGAAAAGGAGTTCAATGAATTGAAGGATGGTGAGGTGAAAACATTGAAGTCCGTGGAGGAGCTAAAGTTTGCCAAAGATGTGGAGGAAATGAAATCAAAACTGACCGACCTTGAATCTAAGCTAGGCGAG GCTGAAGCTACTATATCAAAACTGACCGAGGAGAGGAGGTTAAGCACTCAAGAGCGAAAGACCTTAGAAGAAGAGCTG GCGTTATTGAGGAAAAAGGCAAATATAAAAGGAGCTAAAGTGGGATACCCTCTGTTATTTGTTTGGATGGTAGCACTCATCTGTGTCTACATCGGATACTTGTTGGCACCATTGACAAAGAGCAAGGCATCCATGTCAGATCTTTACCAGCAAATGCAATAA